Proteins co-encoded in one Epinephelus moara isolate mb chromosome 11, YSFRI_EMoa_1.0, whole genome shotgun sequence genomic window:
- the LOC126397685 gene encoding toll-like receptor 13 isoform X1 produces MLLMYMRLTLYITWITFCSFINQVDYTLRKFNSILVGHLLFFCNKDFKMGPGLKEEQTKRGSKSFKLTSVFFLLNISSFFVPVTGYVLRSCHISHRTAICSKRTLTAVPQDIPSTVKGLDLYGNKISKIQVSDFKKLSNLTELNLKWNIISEIDTGSFTNLNSLKKLNLNDNKLTGLGDNVFDGLGSLTHLRMNRNQIKTVASTSFKSLTNLTVLDISVNKLYRITNVHTILQHLPNLLELSVANNNLTSFQSWELTNSSLKLAYLDLSQNPIGDFRITADVFPNLTWLNIGGSSKRHHMKWDVRNKTFLRRVSTFDISGLQIPSEDMKTILETFNSSLTTVKMNDMKHTYLRALINISCSIPTVSSLQLRSNNLFFVSSNLLLLCFKVTELDLADNSMKNIKDDAFKYLQGITVLALNHNRLSSVPAAIRNLPALEELDLSKNNITTLGCHDFANLTKLRRLSLHQNSISALQGCVFKDLIHLEVLKLQNNSISKLNDAFIKYLPNLRQLHLNSNKLTAIKRGELRGLRSLQNLSLHENQITVLENGCFTGLTNLMDIQLQKNHIKRHKDYKDSFRDLINLKRLYLSDNNIKYDESSALADPPFSHLSNLETLAFTGNHRREKSQLPCNFLQGLTNLLEFTGRNLQLISLHKDTFNYTPKLQNLDISSNELMDLSSELFYPIRNLKSLYISKINLGSLDFFKDASLTKLEFLQARKNQFSVFSEEALESMPALDYLDLQGNSFTCDCDNAWFLKWTENNQQTQVFDAYNFVCNYPPHLKGMKLLKLDVRSCTVDTEFICFISTTCMILLFMVASFTYHFLRWYLAYAYYIFLAFLFDTKHKNKQAPNQYDAFISYNTHDEPWVIRQLLPKLEGEQGWRLCLHHRDFEPGKPIIDNITDAIYGSRKTICVISHRYLESEWCSREIQVASFRLFDEQKDVLILVFLEDIPTTQLSPYYRMRKLLKRQTYLSWPRASEHPELFWERLRQALKTREDLGEDEFNLIVTDRP; encoded by the exons ATGCTTCTCATGTACATGAGACTGACACTGTATATTACATG GATCACCTTCTGCAGTTTCATTAACCAGGTGGACTATACGTTGAGGAAGTTCAATTCCATTTTGGTTGGACATCTCTTGTTCTTTTGTAACAAAGATTTTAAAATGGGTCCCGGCTTGAAAGAGgaacaaacaaaaagaggatCAAAATCTTTTAAActaacttctgtttttttcttgctgAATATCAGCAGTTTTTTTGTTCCAGTCACAGGGTATGTACTGAGGTCTTGCCATATCAGTCACAGAACTGCCATATGTTCCAAGAGGACACTCACTGCTGTCCCTCAAGATATTCCCTCAACAGTGAAAGGTTTGGACTTGTATGGaaacaaaatttcaaaaatcCAAGTATCAGATTTCAAAAAGCTGTCAAATTTGACAGAGTTAAAtctgaaatggaatataatctCAGAGATAGATACAGGCTCCTTTACCAATCTGAATTCCCTCAAGaagttaaatctaaatgataACAAACTTACTGGACTTGGAGACAATGTTTTTGATGGTTTGGGCAGCCTAACACATCTCAGAATGAACAGAAATCAGATCAAAACAGTGGCATCCACCTCTTTTAAGTCCTTGACGAACTTGACGGTTTTGGACATCTCCGTCAACAAACTGTACCGCATAACAAATGTTCATACTATATTACAGCACCTGCCAAATCTATTGGAGCTGTCAGTCGCAAACAACAACTTAACCTCTTTTCAGTCGTGGGAACTGACAAACAGCTCACTAAAACTTGCCTACCTTGATTTGTCTCAAAATCCCATTGGAGATTTTAGGATCACCGCAGATGTTTTTCCTAATCTCACCTGGTTAAACATTGGGGGCTCTTCTAAGAGGCATCACATGAAATGGGATGTTCGTAACAAGACTTTTCTTCGCAGAGTGTCTACTTTTGATATTAGTGGGCTTCAAATACCTTcagaagacatgaaaacaatacTAGAGACCTTCAACTCCTCACTGACGACAGTGAAGATGaatgatatgaaacacacatACCTGAGAGCCTTAATTAACATCTCCTGCAGCATCCCAACAGTGTCCTCACTTCAACTCAGAAGTAACAACCTCTTTTTTGTGAGTTCAAATTTGTTACTGTTGTGTTTTAAGGTAACAGAGTTAGATTTAGCAGATAACTCaatgaaaaatatcaaagacgATGCCTTCAAATATCTTCAAGGTATAACGGTCTTGGCTCTGAATCACAACAGGCTTTCATCTGTTCCAGCTGCCATAAGGAATCTACCAGCTCTTGAAGAGCTAGATCTCAGCAAAAATAATATCACCACACTTGGGTGTCATGATTTCGCCAATCTGACAAAGCTCAGACGGCTCAGCCTTCATCAGAATTCAATCTCAGCTCTACAGGGGTGTGTTTTCAAGGATTTAATACACTTGGAAGTTTTAAAGCTACAGAATAACAGCATTTCTAAACTGAATGATGCTTTCATAAAATACTTGCCAAATCTGAGACAACTGCATCTGAATTCAAATAAACTCACAGCAATTAAACGTGGGGAATTAAGGGGCTTGCGGTCCCTCCAGAACTTGTCATTACATGAAAATCAGATAACAGTACTTGAAAATGGGTGTTTTACTGGACTGACGAATCTTATGGATATCCAGCTGCAAAAGAATCATATTAAAAGACATAAAGATTACAAAGATAGTTTCAGAGATCTGATAAATTTAAAACGATTGTATTTGAGTGACAATAACATTAAATATGATGAGAGCTCAGCTTTGGCTGATCCACCATTTTCTCATCTGTCCAATTTGGAGACACTGGCTTTTACTGGAAATCACCGCAGAGAGAAGTCCCAGCTGCCTTGCAACTTCCTGCAAGGCTTGACTAATCTTTTAGAGTTCACTGGCAGGAATCTTCAGCTTATATCCTTGCACAAAGACACATTTAATTACACGCCAAAACTGCAAAACCTTGATATAAGCTCAAATGAACTTATGGATCTTTCTTCAGAATTGTTTTACCCAATTAGAAATCTCAAAAGCCTCTATATATCTAAAATAAATCTTGGGTCTCTAGACTTCTTTAAAGATGCCAGCCTAACTAAGCTGGAGTTCCTGCAGGCAAGAAAGAatcagttttcagttttcagtgagGAAGCACTGGAGTCCATGCCAGCTCTGGATTACTTGGATCTTCAAGGCAATAGTTTCACCTGTGACTGTGATAACGCCTGGTTCCTCAAGTGGACAGAAAACAACCAGCAAACACAAGTTTTTGATGCCTACAACTTTGTGTGCAACTATCCTCCACACCTTAAAGGTATGAAACTGTTGAAGCTCGATGTCCGGTCCTGCACAGTGGACACTGAATTCATCTGCTTTATCTCCACCACATGTATGATCCTCCTGTTTATGGTGGCATCCTTCACCTATCATTTCCTGAGGTGGTACTTGGCCTATGCCTACTACATCTTCTTGGCTTTTCTCTTTGACACAAAGCATAAAAACAAGCAAGCTCCAAATCAGTATGATGCCTTCATCTCCTACAACACCCACGATGAGCCATGGGTCATCAGACAGCTGTTGCCAAAACTGGAAGGGGAGCAAGGCTGGAGATTGTGTCTGCACCATCGAGACTTTGAGCCAG GTAAACCCATCATAGACAACATCACAGATGCCATCTATGGAAGCAGGAAGACCATCTGTGTGATCAGTCACAGATACCTTGAGAGTGAGTGGTGCTCCAGAGAGATCCAGGTGGCCAG CTTCCGCCTGTTTGATGAGCAGAAGGACGTGCTCATCCTGGTGTTTCTGGAGGACATTCCCACCACTCAACTGTCTCCTTACTACCGCATGAGGAAGCTTCTGAAGAGGCAGACCTATTTGAGCTGGCCTCGAGCCTCAGAGCACCCTGAACTATTCTGGGAGAGACTCCGCCAAGCTCTGAAGACCAGAGAGGATCTTGGGGAGGACGAATTCAACCTGATTGTGACGGACAGACCGTGA
- the ccl20b gene encoding C-C motif chemokine 20b, with product MTSGKVCLLAALCSLIILSTFIDSTQSASCCMRYVNRRVKCQHLLGYTIQNIYTSCDINAVIFHLPGRFLCADPLSSWTQRGMKCVDERRKKTSKILANRTPGNTTSSA from the exons ATGACAAGCGGCAAAGTGTGTCTCCTGGCAGCCCTGTGCTCCCTCATCATCCTCAGCACTTTTATCGACAGCACACAGTCTG CGAGCTGCTGCATGAGGTACGTCAATCGTCGGGTGAAATGCCAGCATCTGCTTGGCTACACCATCCAGAACATCTACACTTCCTGTGACATCAACGCTGTTAT ATTCCACCTCCCAGGGAGGTTTTTGTGCGCCGATCCTTTAAGCAGCTGGACTCAGAGAGGGATGAAGTGCGTTGA TGAAAGGAGAAAGAAGACCAGCAAGATCCTCGCAAACAGAACTCCAGGCAACACCACATCATCAGCATAA
- the LOC126397685 gene encoding toll-like receptor 13 isoform X2 translates to MGPGLKEEQTKRGSKSFKLTSVFFLLNISSFFVPVTGYVLRSCHISHRTAICSKRTLTAVPQDIPSTVKGLDLYGNKISKIQVSDFKKLSNLTELNLKWNIISEIDTGSFTNLNSLKKLNLNDNKLTGLGDNVFDGLGSLTHLRMNRNQIKTVASTSFKSLTNLTVLDISVNKLYRITNVHTILQHLPNLLELSVANNNLTSFQSWELTNSSLKLAYLDLSQNPIGDFRITADVFPNLTWLNIGGSSKRHHMKWDVRNKTFLRRVSTFDISGLQIPSEDMKTILETFNSSLTTVKMNDMKHTYLRALINISCSIPTVSSLQLRSNNLFFVSSNLLLLCFKVTELDLADNSMKNIKDDAFKYLQGITVLALNHNRLSSVPAAIRNLPALEELDLSKNNITTLGCHDFANLTKLRRLSLHQNSISALQGCVFKDLIHLEVLKLQNNSISKLNDAFIKYLPNLRQLHLNSNKLTAIKRGELRGLRSLQNLSLHENQITVLENGCFTGLTNLMDIQLQKNHIKRHKDYKDSFRDLINLKRLYLSDNNIKYDESSALADPPFSHLSNLETLAFTGNHRREKSQLPCNFLQGLTNLLEFTGRNLQLISLHKDTFNYTPKLQNLDISSNELMDLSSELFYPIRNLKSLYISKINLGSLDFFKDASLTKLEFLQARKNQFSVFSEEALESMPALDYLDLQGNSFTCDCDNAWFLKWTENNQQTQVFDAYNFVCNYPPHLKGMKLLKLDVRSCTVDTEFICFISTTCMILLFMVASFTYHFLRWYLAYAYYIFLAFLFDTKHKNKQAPNQYDAFISYNTHDEPWVIRQLLPKLEGEQGWRLCLHHRDFEPGKPIIDNITDAIYGSRKTICVISHRYLESEWCSREIQVASFRLFDEQKDVLILVFLEDIPTTQLSPYYRMRKLLKRQTYLSWPRASEHPELFWERLRQALKTREDLGEDEFNLIVTDRP, encoded by the exons ATGGGTCCCGGCTTGAAAGAGgaacaaacaaaaagaggatCAAAATCTTTTAAActaacttctgtttttttcttgctgAATATCAGCAGTTTTTTTGTTCCAGTCACAGGGTATGTACTGAGGTCTTGCCATATCAGTCACAGAACTGCCATATGTTCCAAGAGGACACTCACTGCTGTCCCTCAAGATATTCCCTCAACAGTGAAAGGTTTGGACTTGTATGGaaacaaaatttcaaaaatcCAAGTATCAGATTTCAAAAAGCTGTCAAATTTGACAGAGTTAAAtctgaaatggaatataatctCAGAGATAGATACAGGCTCCTTTACCAATCTGAATTCCCTCAAGaagttaaatctaaatgataACAAACTTACTGGACTTGGAGACAATGTTTTTGATGGTTTGGGCAGCCTAACACATCTCAGAATGAACAGAAATCAGATCAAAACAGTGGCATCCACCTCTTTTAAGTCCTTGACGAACTTGACGGTTTTGGACATCTCCGTCAACAAACTGTACCGCATAACAAATGTTCATACTATATTACAGCACCTGCCAAATCTATTGGAGCTGTCAGTCGCAAACAACAACTTAACCTCTTTTCAGTCGTGGGAACTGACAAACAGCTCACTAAAACTTGCCTACCTTGATTTGTCTCAAAATCCCATTGGAGATTTTAGGATCACCGCAGATGTTTTTCCTAATCTCACCTGGTTAAACATTGGGGGCTCTTCTAAGAGGCATCACATGAAATGGGATGTTCGTAACAAGACTTTTCTTCGCAGAGTGTCTACTTTTGATATTAGTGGGCTTCAAATACCTTcagaagacatgaaaacaatacTAGAGACCTTCAACTCCTCACTGACGACAGTGAAGATGaatgatatgaaacacacatACCTGAGAGCCTTAATTAACATCTCCTGCAGCATCCCAACAGTGTCCTCACTTCAACTCAGAAGTAACAACCTCTTTTTTGTGAGTTCAAATTTGTTACTGTTGTGTTTTAAGGTAACAGAGTTAGATTTAGCAGATAACTCaatgaaaaatatcaaagacgATGCCTTCAAATATCTTCAAGGTATAACGGTCTTGGCTCTGAATCACAACAGGCTTTCATCTGTTCCAGCTGCCATAAGGAATCTACCAGCTCTTGAAGAGCTAGATCTCAGCAAAAATAATATCACCACACTTGGGTGTCATGATTTCGCCAATCTGACAAAGCTCAGACGGCTCAGCCTTCATCAGAATTCAATCTCAGCTCTACAGGGGTGTGTTTTCAAGGATTTAATACACTTGGAAGTTTTAAAGCTACAGAATAACAGCATTTCTAAACTGAATGATGCTTTCATAAAATACTTGCCAAATCTGAGACAACTGCATCTGAATTCAAATAAACTCACAGCAATTAAACGTGGGGAATTAAGGGGCTTGCGGTCCCTCCAGAACTTGTCATTACATGAAAATCAGATAACAGTACTTGAAAATGGGTGTTTTACTGGACTGACGAATCTTATGGATATCCAGCTGCAAAAGAATCATATTAAAAGACATAAAGATTACAAAGATAGTTTCAGAGATCTGATAAATTTAAAACGATTGTATTTGAGTGACAATAACATTAAATATGATGAGAGCTCAGCTTTGGCTGATCCACCATTTTCTCATCTGTCCAATTTGGAGACACTGGCTTTTACTGGAAATCACCGCAGAGAGAAGTCCCAGCTGCCTTGCAACTTCCTGCAAGGCTTGACTAATCTTTTAGAGTTCACTGGCAGGAATCTTCAGCTTATATCCTTGCACAAAGACACATTTAATTACACGCCAAAACTGCAAAACCTTGATATAAGCTCAAATGAACTTATGGATCTTTCTTCAGAATTGTTTTACCCAATTAGAAATCTCAAAAGCCTCTATATATCTAAAATAAATCTTGGGTCTCTAGACTTCTTTAAAGATGCCAGCCTAACTAAGCTGGAGTTCCTGCAGGCAAGAAAGAatcagttttcagttttcagtgagGAAGCACTGGAGTCCATGCCAGCTCTGGATTACTTGGATCTTCAAGGCAATAGTTTCACCTGTGACTGTGATAACGCCTGGTTCCTCAAGTGGACAGAAAACAACCAGCAAACACAAGTTTTTGATGCCTACAACTTTGTGTGCAACTATCCTCCACACCTTAAAGGTATGAAACTGTTGAAGCTCGATGTCCGGTCCTGCACAGTGGACACTGAATTCATCTGCTTTATCTCCACCACATGTATGATCCTCCTGTTTATGGTGGCATCCTTCACCTATCATTTCCTGAGGTGGTACTTGGCCTATGCCTACTACATCTTCTTGGCTTTTCTCTTTGACACAAAGCATAAAAACAAGCAAGCTCCAAATCAGTATGATGCCTTCATCTCCTACAACACCCACGATGAGCCATGGGTCATCAGACAGCTGTTGCCAAAACTGGAAGGGGAGCAAGGCTGGAGATTGTGTCTGCACCATCGAGACTTTGAGCCAG GTAAACCCATCATAGACAACATCACAGATGCCATCTATGGAAGCAGGAAGACCATCTGTGTGATCAGTCACAGATACCTTGAGAGTGAGTGGTGCTCCAGAGAGATCCAGGTGGCCAG CTTCCGCCTGTTTGATGAGCAGAAGGACGTGCTCATCCTGGTGTTTCTGGAGGACATTCCCACCACTCAACTGTCTCCTTACTACCGCATGAGGAAGCTTCTGAAGAGGCAGACCTATTTGAGCTGGCCTCGAGCCTCAGAGCACCCTGAACTATTCTGGGAGAGACTCCGCCAAGCTCTGAAGACCAGAGAGGATCTTGGGGAGGACGAATTCAACCTGATTGTGACGGACAGACCGTGA